TTCGGTTGATGTAGATGGTGACTATACCGAAACGCTTGCACGTATCGACGCTGACGCAAACGGCATCGGCGTTTTTGGTTTGGCTTTCTATGAAAACAACACTGACAAGCTGCAGGTCGCAACGATGTCGGGCGTCGTGCCAACCACCGACTCGATTGCCGCTGGTGATTACCCGGTTTCCCGTCCGCTTTATTTCTATATCAAGGCGGCCCATATCGGTGTCATTCCCGGCGTAAAGGAATTTGCGGAGTTTTTCGTATCTGATGATATGGCTGGCCCTGACGGACCACTTGCCGAGTACGGCCTTGTATCCGATCCGCAATTGCCTGACGTGCAAGCCACGGTCGCTGATGAAGTCACACTGACGAACTGAATATGTCTTTGGCCGGTGGCGCGACGGTGCCACCGGCCTGCCAATACATGACTGGGTGGCTGCCATGCTCTCGACCCCTTTGATTGTGATCCTTTGTCTGTCGATCGCAGGTTGGTTTATCGCGAAGTCGCGCGCGCTTCAGGTTTCCGGCGGCGATCAGCGCAAGCTGGCGTCACTTCCAAAACAGCACGCCTTGAATACGGCGTTATCGACAGCGCTGCCACCGCTTGCACTGATGATTGCCTGGCTGGTCGGAATGCGCGTAGCATCGGAAAGCACTGGGTCCCCGACGCTTTTTCATATCGTGACGATAGGGCTGGCGGTCGCTGGACTCGCGCTCTCGGTTTTGCGGATATCGCCGGACTTTCGGGCGCGCACCGCTTCTGAGCGCTGGGTCATGGCACTTTTGATTTTTGCTTCGACGGTCGCCATTCTGACGACCGTCGGCATTGTTTTTTCCATGCTGTTCGAAACGCGGAACTTCTTCAGCCAGTATGACTGGCGCGACTTCTTTTTTTCATCGACATGGTCGCCAAATTTCCGAGGAGACTCTGACCTTGGCATTCTGCCGCTTCTCTGGGGCACGCTTTACATCAGTTTCATCGCACTTGCCTTCGCTGTTCCAGTCGGGATGTTCGCGGCGATTTACCTGTCGGAATACGCCGGGCCACGGATGAGAGCGGTCGCCAAGCCTGCGATTGAAATCCTTGCTGGCATTCCAACTATCGTTTACGGCCTGTTTGCGTTGATCACTGTCGGCCCATTTTTGCGCGACTATTTCGCATCTCCGATGGGTTTCGGGCAATCGGCGTCTTCGGTCATGACGGCTGGCCTTGTTATGGGCATCATGCTGATCCCCTTCGTGTCATCCCTGTCCGACGACATTATCAACGCCGTGCCGCAATCGATGCGTGATGGCTCGCTTGGGCTGGGCGCGACGAAATCCGAAACGATCCGGCAGGTCGTGGTCCCGGCGGCACTCCCTGGAATTGTCGGCGCGATCCTGCTTGCGGCATCGCGGGCCATCGGCGAAACGATGATCGTCGTGTTGGGGGCCGGTGCTGCCGCGCGTCTTTCGCTTAATCCGTTCGAGGCGATGACAACCGTCACGGTCAAGATCGTGAGCCAGCTAACCGGCGATACCGATTTCGCCTCGCCTGAAACGCTTGTCGCGTTTGCCCTTGGTTTAACGCTATTTGTCATCACTTTGGCGCTGAACGTCCTCGCGCTTTATATCGTGCGCAAATACCGGGAGCAGTACGAATGAGCGATCTGTCGGTGGATACGCTGAAACATAAATCGTCCCTGCTGAGGGTCGATGGCCGCACGAAAAAGCGGAACGCGGCAGAAGCACGGTTCAAGGCCTATGGGTTCTCGGCGATCATTGTCGCGCTTTTTGCACTGGTAATCCTGCTGACTTCGGTGCTTGGGAACGGACTGTCGGCTTACAAGCAGACATTTATCAATCTTTCGATTGCGTTGCCTGAAGACCAGTTGGACAAATCCGGCGTGCGTGATTTGGACGTCATGAAGAAAGTGACGACGATTGGCTATGCCAAGCTGCTGAATGCTGCGATGGCACAGACGGTCGAAGCCGCAGGGATCGAAACCGAATTGTCCGAAAAGGAATTGGGCGGGCTGATTTCGAAAGAGGCCGCAGCAACAGTGCGGGACATGGTGCTGTCCGATCCGGCATTGGTCGGGACAACCATCGAAGTGCCTTTGCTGATGACTGGCCGCGTCGATGGCTTTTTCAAGGGCCGTGTGACGATGGAAAGCGCAGCGCTGGACAGCAATACATCGCCCGAAGAACTGGCGGTCGCTCAGGCACTGGCAGATCAAGGCGTCGTTTACACAGGTTTCAATTGGGGTTTCCTGACGATGCCTGATGCCTCTGACCAGCGCCCCGAAGCGGCCGGATTGGGAGTGGCTTTCCTTGGCTCGCTTTACATGATGATTGTCGTGCTGGTTTTGGCGCTTCCGATTGGTGTGGCCGCTTCGATCTATCTGGAGGAATTCGCGCCGAAGAACCGTTGGACTGACGTCATCGAGGTCAACATCTCCAACCTCGCGGCCGTGCCGTCGATTGTTTACGGGATCCTCGGCCTCGCCATCTTCATCAACTTCATGGAATTCAACCAGTCTTCGCCTTTGGTGGGTGGACTGGTCCTGACGCTGATGACCCTGCCCACAATCATCATCTCAACCCGCGCTGCGCTGAAATCGGTGCCGCCTTCGATCCGCGATGCGGCATTGGGGGTTGGGGCGTCCAAGATGCAATCTGTTTTCCATCATGTTTTGCCGTTGGCTGCACCTGGCATCCTGACTGGGACAATCATCGGACTGGCACAAGCATTAGGCGAGACGGCCCCGCTATTGCTGATTGGCATGGTTGCCTTTGTGCGCGAGTATCCCGCCGCATATTCGGAAGACGCTGGCCTGTTCGGGGAAGCCGCGACCGCATTGCCGGTTCAGGTCTTTAACTGGACGCAGCGGGCTGACCCCGGCTTTGTAGAACGGGCATCTGGCGCGATCATCGCCTTGCTGGTCTTCCTTTTGATTATGAATGCAATCGCGATCTATCTGCGTCGCAAGTTTGAGCGCCGGTGGTAAGAGAGATATGATGAACCAGATGACAGCAGTGGATCGGAAAACAAGCACGATGCAAGACACCAAAATCAGTGCCAGAGACGTGCAGGTTTATTACGGCGAAAACCACGCGATCAAAGATGTCGACGTTGACATCGCGGATAAGACCGTCACCGCTTTTATCGGTCCGTCGGGTTGTGGGAAATCCACCTTTCTGCGGTGCATCAATCGCATGAACGACACCATTGATATCTGCCGCGTGACTGGGAACATCACGATTGACGGTGAAGACATCTATGATGCGCGCGTCGATCCGGTGCAACTGCGTGCGAAGGTCGGTATGGTTTTTCAAAAGCCGAACCCATTTCCGAAGTCGATCTATGACAACGTGGCCTATGGCCCGAAGATTCACGGTCTGGCGCGCAACAAGGCAGAGCTTGACGAGATCGTCGAGAAAGCGCTGCGTCGCGGTGCGATCTGGGACGAGGTCAAAGACAGGCTGGACGCACCTGGGACGGGATTATCAGGCGGCCAGCAGCAGCGCCTATGCATCGCGCGGGCCGTCGCGACCGAACCCGAAGTTCTGCTGATGGACGAACCCTGTTCCGCGCTTGATCCCATCGCAACCGCGCAGGTCGAAGAGCTGATTGACGATCTGCGTCAGCGTTATTCAGTCGTCATTGTTACGCATTCGATGCAGCAAGCGGCCCGTGTTTCGCAAAAGACAGCGTTCTTCCATCTCGGGAACCTCGTTGAATTTGGCGACACAGACAAGATTTTTACCAACCCGGAAGATCCACGCACAGAGAGCTATATCTCTGGCCGGATCGGGTAAGGAGCATTTCATGAACGAGCATATTTCATCGGCCTACGACCGCGATCTTGAAGGGCTCTTTGCGCTGATCATGCGTATGGGCGGCAAAGTCGAAGAGGCGATCCTGAATGCTGCGAAGTCCCTTGAGCATCGCGATCTGGAGCTTGCTGCCGAAGTTCGCAAAGGGGACAAGGAGATTGACGCGCTTGAGCTTGAAATCAACGAAGTTGCTGCGCGCATAATTGCGCTGCGCGCCCCTGTATCCAAGGACTTGCGGTCAATCCTGACGGTGTTGCGGTTGGCGGCCAGCCTTGAACGGATTGGCGATTATGCCAAGAACATCGCCAAACGGACCACAGTGCTTGTTGATGTGGCTCCGATCAACGGTTCTGACGCTGCCTTGCGCCGGATGGCCCGCGAAGTTCAAGGGATGCTGAAGGATACGCTTGACGCCTACATTCGAGGTGACGCGGAAGCGGCCGAGGATGTGCGTCAGCGCGATCAGGAAGTCGATCAGATGTATAATGCGCTGTTCCGCGAGTACCTGACATTCATGATGGAAGATCCCCGCCAAATCACGCCATGCATGCATCTGCATTTTATGGCAAAGAATATCGAGCGTATGGGTGATCTGACTACAAACATGGCCGAGCAGGTCATTTATCTGGTCACAGGTGAAATGCCGGAAGAGGCCCGTCCGAAAGATGATC
The sequence above is drawn from the Cognatiyoonia koreensis genome and encodes:
- the pstC gene encoding phosphate ABC transporter permease subunit PstC, translating into MLSTPLIVILCLSIAGWFIAKSRALQVSGGDQRKLASLPKQHALNTALSTALPPLALMIAWLVGMRVASESTGSPTLFHIVTIGLAVAGLALSVLRISPDFRARTASERWVMALLIFASTVAILTTVGIVFSMLFETRNFFSQYDWRDFFFSSTWSPNFRGDSDLGILPLLWGTLYISFIALAFAVPVGMFAAIYLSEYAGPRMRAVAKPAIEILAGIPTIVYGLFALITVGPFLRDYFASPMGFGQSASSVMTAGLVMGIMLIPFVSSLSDDIINAVPQSMRDGSLGLGATKSETIRQVVVPAALPGIVGAILLAASRAIGETMIVVLGAGAAARLSLNPFEAMTTVTVKIVSQLTGDTDFASPETLVAFALGLTLFVITLALNVLALYIVRKYREQYE
- the pstA gene encoding phosphate ABC transporter permease PstA translates to MSDLSVDTLKHKSSLLRVDGRTKKRNAAEARFKAYGFSAIIVALFALVILLTSVLGNGLSAYKQTFINLSIALPEDQLDKSGVRDLDVMKKVTTIGYAKLLNAAMAQTVEAAGIETELSEKELGGLISKEAAATVRDMVLSDPALVGTTIEVPLLMTGRVDGFFKGRVTMESAALDSNTSPEELAVAQALADQGVVYTGFNWGFLTMPDASDQRPEAAGLGVAFLGSLYMMIVVLVLALPIGVAASIYLEEFAPKNRWTDVIEVNISNLAAVPSIVYGILGLAIFINFMEFNQSSPLVGGLVLTLMTLPTIIISTRAALKSVPPSIRDAALGVGASKMQSVFHHVLPLAAPGILTGTIIGLAQALGETAPLLLIGMVAFVREYPAAYSEDAGLFGEAATALPVQVFNWTQRADPGFVERASGAIIALLVFLLIMNAIAIYLRRKFERRW
- the pstB gene encoding phosphate ABC transporter ATP-binding protein PstB; translated protein: MNQMTAVDRKTSTMQDTKISARDVQVYYGENHAIKDVDVDIADKTVTAFIGPSGCGKSTFLRCINRMNDTIDICRVTGNITIDGEDIYDARVDPVQLRAKVGMVFQKPNPFPKSIYDNVAYGPKIHGLARNKAELDEIVEKALRRGAIWDEVKDRLDAPGTGLSGGQQQRLCIARAVATEPEVLLMDEPCSALDPIATAQVEELIDDLRQRYSVVIVTHSMQQAARVSQKTAFFHLGNLVEFGDTDKIFTNPEDPRTESYISGRIG
- the phoU gene encoding phosphate signaling complex protein PhoU, translated to MNEHISSAYDRDLEGLFALIMRMGGKVEEAILNAAKSLEHRDLELAAEVRKGDKEIDALELEINEVAARIIALRAPVSKDLRSILTVLRLAASLERIGDYAKNIAKRTTVLVDVAPINGSDAALRRMAREVQGMLKDTLDAYIRGDAEAAEDVRQRDQEVDQMYNALFREYLTFMMEDPRQITPCMHLHFMAKNIERMGDLTTNMAEQVIYLVTGEMPEEARPKDDRTAYVAGVS